In Luteitalea sp., the genomic window GCGGAAGTAGCGCAAGTCGGCGCGTGCGCCCATCGTTGGTGACCAGAAGAAATTCGCACCTCCACCGATGTTGAACCCGAACGAATTGAACGAGTCCGAGCCATTGACGCTATCCTGCGATAGACGAATGAGACCAATGCCACCACCCGCGTATGGCTCGACGATGGTGGGAGTTTCGAACACGTACATCGCGCCGCCCATCAAGGTGACAACGTCTGCGCTCACGTCGAACGGATCATCGTCATCCGCACCGCTGTGAATCCAGCCGAAGTCGGCCTCGATACCGATGGGCCCCGACAGGAACAGCCCGGACCCTCCAAGCGTGACGGCGCTCGAGTCGCCATCATCCGAGATGCCGAGGAACGGCGTCACGTATGTCACATCCTGTGCTTGGGCGGCCGACGGCACCACAATCAGTAGTCCTAGACCAAAAAGAATCCCGAGAATTCGTCGCATTCCTTCGCCTCCTTCGTGAGGTGTCTGAACGTGCCGGTCGCGTGAACAACGGCGGCCGGCGAATGAAAGCAAGAACAATTGCCGATTAGTGAACGCTCTCATCCCTACCTGGGTTTGTCCGAGGCTCAACCATTACCGGACACTAGTTCTGTATTCGACCACCCACGGCTCGCGTAGCCACGGGTCAGCCGATGAAAAGCTCAGGCGCGCCAGGAGGGAAAAATCACGTTGCAGCGTAAGAGCTGAGACGCTGCATCGACCTGAGCTGGAGGTGCGCAATCGCACAGCCGAGCCGGCCGCACGAAAGCGCAGGGAATTAAGACTATACGTTACATCCTCGCTAAATGCAAAACGCTTGGGCAGCCAGCGGGACGCTGGCCTCTCATGCTAGGCTGAGTCGATGCGCGACGCGTTGGTAGCACGAGCGGTGCCTTCGAGCAGAGCGGCGCGAGGGCGAGAGACGCTGGTGGGGCTCGCGGTCCTCATTGGCGTGGCCCTCCTTCCGGGCTCGCTGCTGCTCGCTCAAACCCCGGCATTCAAGAGTAGCGTTGCCACCGTGCCTCTGTACGTCACCGTGACGGATGGGGATGGACGCCTCGTGCCTGGTCTGACGCAGCAGGACTTCGAGGTGTACGACAATGACAAGAAGCAGGAGCTGACGCTGTTTCGGAGCGACGTCACGCCGTTCACCGCGACGGTCATGCTCGACACGAGCCTCAGCATGGCACTGCTCACCGAGCTCCTGAAAAATGCGACCGAGCAGTTCGTGATTCGGATGCTGCCGGACGACCTCGCCCGCGTCGGCTACTTCAACGACAAGATCGAGTTCACGAGCGAGTTCACAAACGATCGGGACGCGCTCATTCGATCGCTCGATCATGTCGACTTCGGGAACCCCACGCGTCTCTGGGACGCCGTGGACTTCGGTCTCGATGCGCTCGAGCCGCTCGACGAGCGCCGCGTCATCGTCGTGTTCACCGATGGCGACGACACTGACAGCCGCCGATCCCGCGGCGATGTCCTCGAGCGAACGCGCGCGACCGGCATCATCGTGTACGCGATTGGGCTCGATAGTGAGCTCGTCGTAGACGGCCGCCGCATTCGCACATCGCCAGACCGCGGCCTTCGCGGCCTGGCGGAGGAGAGCGGCGGCGGGTTCTTCCACCTCGAGAAGAGGGATGAGCTCGGTTCGGCGTTCACCCGTGTTGTGCAGGAGCTCCACACGCAGTACGTGTTGGGCTTCACTCCCGAGGTCTTCGACGATGAGGTGCACGAGCTCGAGGTGAAACTGAAGCGCCGCGGTCTACGTGCCCGGACACGCCGAAGCTACGTCGCGTCAGCCCAACCAACAAAAACACAGTGAGATAGGGCCTAGACGAAGAAGACGAGAAGCACGGCTGTCGCCAGCAGAATGCCTACAGCTAGCTCCGCAGTACTGGAGAAGGTTGGTTCGATCATTGGTGCCCCCGAAGTACGCTCACCGCGTCGACGGCGACAAGCGCAAGCCGTCTAAAAAGAGGCAAATACGAATCGTTGGCGGCGGGCTATTCGCCCCGGCCGCTGGCCAGCGCCGGTTTGTCGGGTCCCAGCGGGACCCGACCGGCGAAGGCGGTTATGTTTTCAGACGAGACGCGGGTGCGAGAGGTTCACTTCAACGAGGTTGTTGGGACGAAATTACGGGTTTGGCGGGGCTGGCTCGAGGGTCACCGGGCTATCGAACCGGGCACGGAGCATGGTGCCGACATCGAGCGAGACGTCCTTACCCGGCGTTGCCAGAATCGCGCCCCCACCACCAATGACGAGGCCAGCGAGCGCTCCCTTTCCGCCCCCGAGGATCCCGCCAATGATTGCGCCAGCCACGCCGCCGGCGGTGGCGCGTCCCGCCTCACCTTTCAACCCCTTGCTCTCCAGCGCGTCGGTCACGGTCGCTCGGATCTTGTAGGTCTGATCGTCGATGGTCAGAGTGTCGAACGCCAATGTCAGCCTCCCCGTGCGGTCGGTGCGCGTCGCACGGTCGACTGCGCTGACCACGCCACCGAGGACGGCCCCTGCCGGAATGAGCAGCTCATCGCCGTGCGACAGATCGACGAGCGTCGTGCCCTCGAAGCGATCCTCGACCTGCGCGGTCTCTGAGCTCAAACGGTTCTGCAGTCGAACGTCGATCTCCTGGCCTACGGGAATCGTCCGCGGCCGGCCGGACTCGGCGGGCTCAGCGGTCACCTGCTGTCCTTTCGTGCGAAGCTCGAGATCCGCGACGCGATCGCGAACAGCCCCGACCTCCTTCTCAGATAGGTTCCCTTCCTTCTGGAGCTTGACGCGCAGATAGGTGATCTCGTCTTGCAACGTCTCGAGCTCGCCTTGCAGCGCATCGGCGCGCGCCGCATCACGGCTGCGCAGGTCTTCAACGGCTGCACTGAGCTCCTTGGCACGACGGTGCAGATCATCGATATCCTCGGCGCCGGCGGTCTGCATCGGCGATGTGCTGATAGCGGCGCTCGACTTCACGGCAGCAAATGCCGGCATCGCTGTAACCGCGAGCAGCGCGGCGCATCCAACGAACGTCGATCGAATCACTATTCTGTTCATGAGCATTTCTCCAGTTAGTTTCCAGGCATGATGCGACCGAGCCAACCAATTCGGATCAGATCGTTGTAGAAGACTGTCACCATCAAGAGGAGGATGACCAGGACGCCAGCAAGCATCACCCGCTCCTTGACCGCGACGCTGAAGTCACGCCGGGCGAGACCCTCGAGCGCCATGATGAAGATGTTTCCACCGTCCAGGACGGGGATGGGCAGGAGGTTGATCACACCCAGGTTGAGACTGATCATCGCCAGGAACGTGAACAACGACAGTGCCCCGGCTTCCGCTGCCGTTCCCGAGAACTGTGCGATGCCGATCGGGCCCGCGAGCTGATCGAGCGATGTCTGCCGCGTGAAGAGACCGCCGAGGAGTCTGAATA contains:
- a CDS encoding outer membrane beta-barrel protein; the encoded protein is MRAFTNRQLFLLSFAGRRCSRDRHVQTPHEGGEGMRRILGILFGLGLLIVVPSAAQAQDVTYVTPFLGISDDGDSSAVTLGGSGLFLSGPIGIEADFGWIHSGADDDDPFDVSADVVTLMGGAMYVFETPTIVEPYAGGGIGLIRLSQDSVNGSDSFNSFGFNIGGGANFFWSPTMGARADLRYFRAASGDLSDIDFDFVRFTGGVTFKF
- a CDS encoding VWA domain-containing protein, whose protein sequence is MRDALVARAVPSSRAARGRETLVGLAVLIGVALLPGSLLLAQTPAFKSSVATVPLYVTVTDGDGRLVPGLTQQDFEVYDNDKKQELTLFRSDVTPFTATVMLDTSLSMALLTELLKNATEQFVIRMLPDDLARVGYFNDKIEFTSEFTNDRDALIRSLDHVDFGNPTRLWDAVDFGLDALEPLDERRVIVVFTDGDDTDSRRSRGDVLERTRATGIIVYAIGLDSELVVDGRRIRTSPDRGLRGLAEESGGGFFHLEKRDELGSAFTRVVQELHTQYVLGFTPEVFDDEVHELEVKLKRRGLRARTRRSYVASAQPTKTQ